The nucleotide sequence taaaacaAATCCTCAAGGCCggaggcagtgaacacactcaccatgcactgacatatgaaagcagccacacaaacacagcacagaggagcgtgtgcagatgctttgcaagaataagcttgaaaaccagtttgaataaatagcagcagatagagctgcatgtcataatcatttaatttattttcttcttgtctggctttattgactgcatgccgatcatgtggcatggcagtgacttttcactcttcagtcggataTACACTGTAGGCCTACATAACACAGCtaccactctccctcactaaagCCTACCCCAAGTcctgacaactgatgcttggaaattgtgtggaagagtacacctctatttctctccaatgctcttcctgctcagtgctgacatgcagtgacaccggacaccccacagagtttagccagctaccccacccccccctccccccctccctccctctctctcactccctccagccatgtactgattatcgattttgttgtggtgaaaatttgacatggtctgtccgtacattggaggtatgacttgctgttgggaccgaaaatgagtgtccacgtccacgttttgcaggtgtccgtttaaggggggggggggggggggatatagaaggaaaacactcgtgccgagcaaatgtgtccctacatgtcaggtgtccgctcacgccggggggctgtacattgcagggactgctgtattgaTGAATTAATTGCGTAAAAAGTCAGCTGACTTATTCATTCATTAAAAAACAGCAATCAGTCAGGGTGTGTATGTTTGCCATGTGACTAAGTTGGGAGGTGATCTCGTCGCATAACAGCCTGAACACATCTCAAACAGTGAACTGGTCGGGtcacacgggaaggagtgtgccttttatAGGCTTTGCACAGTGggtttttcttctttcctttgatAGTGTTGCTTTGTGACTTTTGTATTTTCCATTATTTCTCAAAAACCTACATGCACCGAGAAATATTTAATGTGTGGCTGTTGATAAATGTTTGACTGTGATTATAAGTGTAAGAGCCATTTATGCATTTGCTGTTCCAATTATTTACTTGTGTTCACAATATATTTTGTGTTGCAGTATGCCCCACTGAGAACAGTCTGCATCGTCGGAGAAAAAGGATTTTTCGCACTAGAAACCGCAAACAGCGACCTAATGGAAAAAAGAAGAGACATCGATACCACTGTCCTAAGCAGGATTGTACTGCTTTTTGTGTAAATGTTCAGAGACATATGAGAAGCGCACATCCTGACTTACCTGAATGGGAACAAGCAGACATGATAAGAAATTCCAGGCGAAAAAATGAgcccaaaagacaaattgtgaaaaaagaaTGTTGCTTTACTCAATGTGTGTGGTCTGGTCAAAGACCAGACCTGCATTTGATGTCCAAATGCCACAATCTGCCAAGGGTAGAAGCTTTGAAAATGGCTAAAATATGTAAGGTTGTGGATTCAGTTTGCCAAACTGGCTTGCACACAGCAGAAAGCTTGAGTAAAGAGTTTGGTATTTGGTTAAGTTCACTGGAAGGTGGTTGTTACATACCACCTGATCTGGATGAGAAGAAAAAGTTggacaaacaaaatcaaaacaaaagaacAGAATCTATGGTGAAGACCATACTTACAGAGTCTTTGGGTCAGGAACCATTCCCCATTGCCAAACTTGCTTTGTTAAAAACTCTATCACGAAAGCCATCTGCAGAAAAGGAAAGTGTTCTTGAGAAGATCAAAGGCTCCAAGACCTGGGGCACAGTCAAAAATTTCTTGGCATCTTTGAGCCATTTCTTAGATTTTGTTGAAATTACATACCCAAACCTGGACATCGGAGGGATGCGATGTTCATTGGCTGGAACTGTCCGCTGCATCAACAAATTTGTTGCAGAGGACATCCAGCGACGAAAAGACAAAATCAGAGAAGTGAAAATTCCAGAGGACTTGATTGTCAAATACATTGATTCTCAAATGGCCAAAAGATTAATTTCTcaagagaagaagaaaggagCAACAACCTGCAAAGTCGCTGACGTAGATAAAATACGTAACCATATTCTCTTGCACACAGCTTTTTTGAACGGTAAGAGGACAGGGATTTTTTGTGCGATGACTGTGACACATGTTTTGAACGCCAGAGAAAAAGGTGATTTAAAAGTTGTACTGGTTGATAGCGGAAAAACCTACAGGAGTTCAGGGTCAGCCGCTGTACATTTCAGCAGGCAGGACTATGACAGTCTGGTTTATTTTATCAGCAACGTCAGGATAGCAAATAGCAATGTTGACCAGGTTTTCTGTTTTAGCAGTGGACAAGAAGCAGCTGTAAGTGACATTAACAGGTTCCTCCAAGCAGCATTTGATGATTTTGGCATCATTGAAAGTGTACAGGTCCCACATGTCACATGCACTCTGATTCGAAAGACAGTAATTACACTTTTGCGAGAACAGGACATCCCTAGAGAAGAGCAGGAAACTGTGGCAAAACATATGGACCACTCGATAGCAACCGCCGATAGGCATTATGACACATCCTCAGGCATTCAGTGTACTAGCAAATTCAGGCAAATTTTGCACCGGCACGTTGCATGGAATGAACAGGATAGTGATGAAGATGACTGTGAGCTACTAGACAACAGCGTGTTAGAATCAGTCCAGATGGAAGAAAGTGAAGTCAGTGTCATTCCCTCTCTACCAGTGTCATCCACGTTGACATCCACATTGACGGTTGAACCTACTAGCAGTTGTCTTCCCAGTCGTTTTGGAAAACCAGAAGTGTTCTCCAAGGTTGACCGTGAACGGTTAAGGAGATGCTGTGCTCCTTTCATTCAAGACAAAGCAACACATGGAGGTGCAGTCAAACAGTGTGATGTGGTAAAACACATCAAGAAAGCTGGAAGAAACTTTGAAGATTTGTTCTGCAATTACTCACTCAAACAGTTGTATAACAGAGTTAGGATGGAAATTCGCATGCATAAAAATAAGGCCAAATAGTGTGAAAACTTCTTGTTTCTCAAAAAGACTTTGAAGACTATTAGGGTCTGTTTCATGGTTCAGTTAAATATACAACATGAGCCGAGTCTCATGAACACTTGCTTCCCTCTCTTTTAAGTTCTATGGCAACTTTTAATTTACTCAGTGATGGAGAATTCAGTTGCAAAGGGATTTTGATAATGTCACAAATGTTCTGACACATAGTACAGCTTTAACAGTTGTATTTGGGCATATTGATTTTGATTTAGGAGTAGTAAAAAGAGAaaacttggatttttgttttggtttagtAAATGTATTTGTGTGGATAAAACATTGAATGCACACGCCTTCCCATGTAAACTGATCGGGTCACCGTGTCAGATGTGTTCAAGCTTTTACAGTGGACAAGACCATCCTCCAACTTAGTCACATGCCAAATATtagcaccctgactgcttgatGTGGCGAGCAGGATTTTTCGCAATCTTAAttcaatgaatttttttttaaattctgtttgccacaggaagcagtcagggtgctgaTATTTGGCATGTGACTAAGTTGgaggatggtcttgtcccattaAAAGCTTGAACACATCTGAGACAGTGACCTGATCTGttcacacgggaaggagtgtgcctttaaggaacTGTGAATCTATTTATATTGCATAATATATAATCTTCATCTTCATAAATGTAGTCTGTTGTTTCTCAGTTTAGATGGTTGTTTCAATCTTCTTGGGGTGGTGggctccccccgcgggttagggggaagaatttacccgatgctccccagcatgtcgtaagaggcgactaacggattctgtttctctttttacccttgttaagtgtttcttgtatagaatatagtcaatgtttgtaaagattttagtcaagcagtatgtaagaaatgttaagtcctttgtactggaaacttgcattctcccagtaaggtaatatattgtataTTACGtggcaagcccctggagcaattttttgagtcacttgagaaaaagtgactctatgtaatcggtcagtgttagtctgtccggccggccggccggccggccgtccgtagacaccaccttaacgttggacttttctcggaaactatcaaagcgatcgggctcatattttgtttagtcgtgacctccaatgacctctacactttaacgatggtttcgttgacctttgacctttttcaaggtcacaggtcagcgtcaaaggaaaaattagacattttatatctttgacaaagttcatcggatgtgattgaaactttgtaggattattctttacatcaaagtatttacatctgtagccttttacgaacgttatcagaaaaacaagggagataactagccttttctgttcggcaacacacaacttaacgttgggcttttctcggaaactataaaagtgaccgggctcaaattttatgtgaacgtgactcccagtgacctctacactttgacgtctgctttggtgacctttgacctttttcaaggtcacaggtatgtcttgaaggaaaaattgcctcatataatattcagaactgcgaaagtgactcgatcgagcgtttgctcttcttgttgattagtgcttttgtgaacaagaaacatttaacaagtggctctatcccatctcccccctttccccgtcgtgatataaccttcgtggttgaaaacgacgttaaacaccaaatgaagaaagaaaagtaaAGAAAGGGGTGGTGGGCAGGGCAAGAAGGAGGGTTGAGCATttaacttgggggggggggggggggggagttctcTAAGAATGTAGAGTAAAgtattgaattgaactgaaGCCTGTTTTAAGCACGGTAATGTTTTCATCCTGGGATAAAGCACTGGACAATGTTTGCCAGTCATGAACAATCATGTCTAGTTGTTGCTATTGAAGAATAATTACTGGTATGTGAATACATGTATTcgtatttcaaaatatatgacaGTTGACTTTAGATAAGTTGTAGGAAATTAAGTTGCTCACTTTAGTTTTAAGATATATTAGTAAAGCGACAAacacactggggggggggggggggggggggggttatataTATGAGGTTTAGTAGAACTTTAGAAGTGCATGTTATACATCACATGAGGATATTTTTGTTCTGGGAATGAAACACTGTACAGTACTTGCCAGTATTGTTTTAGAATCTCAAACACTATGTAGCAGCTATAGACAAAATACATTTTGTGTTTAATACTTTGTTTTATGAAAAGTGCATGTTTAGTGAAGATGAAACTATTGCATTTAATGGATGGATGAATATAAATATAATCATTTGGTGTTCTTCTTGTGATCAAATGCTAGACAGTGTTTGGTAGTGTTGCTTTAATATCTCTTCACTTTATGTAGCAGTTACACAAAATGTGTGCTGTGGCAAATGACTAATCCTATTTACATTTcagaatgcatgtgtgtgtttttattttgtttgtgtcaAGTGTGGGCCGTTTTGTGGCTAAGTTgaaggatggtcttgtcccatgtttGGCATGTAAAAGCTTGAACACATCTGTGACGGTGACCTGATCTGTCTACACGGGAAGGCGTGTGCCTTTAATAGTGTTTCAATTTCCTGTGTAATGTAGTTTTATGTAATTATGTTCTTACCATGAAAGAATAACCTTTCAGAACAATTGTTCAGGATTCAGATTAGATTGTTCTGGATTGGATTTGTTGGCAACAGTCCAAGATAAGGATACCAAGCTTTCTCTGTAGATTTGCGGATTCACACAAGTTTTTGTCTCATTTGGTTGATCAGTTTGAAATACCACACTGTTgactttttcttgttgtttagTTGATATTTGAGATGTTAATGAGTGTATGGGTTTTATTTCCTCATAGTGTATGTGTTATGTTGATGAATAACAAGATTATAtgaattttgttttattcagaATATCCAGTTTCTCAGTTTGTGGAGGATTCAAACTGTAAAGATCCTTTTTTCAGACAAAATAAATATGTTGAAAACCGTGTTGCTTAATTGACTTCTTCTGTGTTGTGACATATGTTGTCATGTCTTTTCAATGTTGTGGTTGTCATTGCATGTGGGCATTTCTGCTCCGTATATTGACACTTAACCTTTGTagtacaaagaaaaaatgaaTGTTTACTTCAGACACGACAAATACCTTGAAAGACAGCACTTTTTGACACTTCTATAAATAGGTATACACTACTTTCAAAGAAAATACAAACTTGAACCTATGAGGGTAAAATTTATCAGAACTCAAGCTAATTCAGTACATGTAGTATCCAGTCATTTAGGGTATGGgctgaaaacaaacacactttcatACACTTATAATGAagaaaattgtgtgtgtgtgtgtgaaaaataaGTGACAGAAATCACAAGAAacactgttgtttttattttttattaaaattttgttttgttcgtttATCACTTAAACTACTATATTTTTCATCATCAGAAATTATCTTTTActtaaagaaaataacaaacccacacacacaaaaataagtgGAAACAAGGTCACTTCTCCTCATGCATATTCTCATAAAAATGATTAGAATTTTATGTAGCTGTGGCATTGATAAAAAACTTATGTTGCATTTTCAAAAACGTGTAGCATTTCACAACACCATGTTTATGTAACCTTATCACATTTTGAGTTCATGTAGCACATCAACAAATATGTAACAGAATCATGTTTTATGTAGCAATATCACGTGAAACTGGTGCATAAATCCATTTATGTAGCATTTTGGCCATACCgccaggtacacacacacacacacacacacacaggtttcTAAAGCCAACGCCTTTTCAGAGGCAGAAAGAACAACACTCCTCTCTTTCCACCTTATGTGACAACCTCTTAACGTCGTAAAGCCACGCAACCGTGAAAAGTCACTTGGTGCTTGGGTATCGATTTGCACGCAAGTCAGCTCATGGTTGAATCAACCTGCTTTATGTTTTAGGCACTCAGCATTGACTGCTGCTAGATCAAGGCTGACTGACTTTTCTGAGGTTTAGGCACTCAGCATTCTCTATTAGCTTGATCGATAATCAAGCGTATTGGCTGTCTGACGTTTCGTGGGCTTCTATTTCATGCTTGACATTTCTGTTTCATTGTGTATGTGCTTTTGGTAATTTATAAAGAAATACAAATAgaatcaaaacaagtcgcgtaaggcgaaattacaacatttactcaagctgtcaaaccaacagaatgaaacaaaacgcactgcattttttcaccaagaccgtatagaATTGCCAGTCCCAGTCCCTGGAAAAGACAGGGAAATTGTgtatctttattctttttaactttctgagcttgtttttaatccaaacgtaacatatctatatgtttttggaaccaggaaCAGACACGgagtaagatgaaattgtttttaaatcgataatcgaagtttaattttaatcattattttcatatttttaattttcagagcttgtttccgaatataacatatttatatgtttttggaatcagaaaataatcaagaataagattaaaataatttttgatCGATATCTAAAATgataatgttaattacaattttcagatttctaatgaccaaactcatgaattaattgttaagccgccaagctgaaatgcaataccaaagtccggccttcgttgaagataGCATAACCAAAATGTCATTCAATtcggttaaaaaatgagggcgtgacagtgccgcctcatatttcacaaaaagccggatatgacgtcatcaaagacatttgtcaaataaaagaaaaaagattctAGGGATATTATCTGAAAGAATGTTTATCTAAAGTTTCATGAATATCGGCCTTGTAGTTTCTTCGgaatcgatctacacacacacacacacacacacacacacacacacacacacacacacacacacacacacacacacacacacacatacgcacatacatacaccacgaccctcttctcatttccccgtctatgttaaaacatttagtcaaaacttgactaaatgtaaaaacaagcaaGGTATGTTATAGGATTTTTTAacgaattttggaacgttggcagtctatttgtttttggatttaaacaaaaaataaataaacaggaGACTTCTACGATTTATATTCTCTATTCTCCTCGTGCTATTCTCTTGGTGTTTGGGAAGAGTAATAAGAGTTATATACTATTTTTGAATACATAATTAAGTAGTACAAACTACGTGGACCAGGCGCTGTTGGCACCAGACCTCAGTGGTTTctgttaaaggctgccatactcgtagcgttcattaattaattcatattgtttacatgtgccaataatgttataaaactgtacctaagggaatataataacgattggctgtagctttcgaacacagaaacaattatttcagtattgcaaagtggtgttgatagtgtcgaatgtaaacagaacagtctcaaacgccatctttggtttacgaaacgtcacgaagtgacgtcaacggtctaaaaatagcccaagtcctggagaactgttgctaaacaatgcaatacagAATTAaatatttctcgtaattggtaaggacttcaaacctaaaactttgcaggaagcttaattcaTACATCCCCGcgacgatgggaaaagccctggaagtaattaaactaattaaataggactatgtcagcctttaaatcGTCCATATATGCCATTTGACATGCTATGTTTTGATGTACTACCAGTAACGAtgtatgataatgatgatgatgagtttCCATGATGCATCAAAATGAATGTGCTGTGAAGACCTCTGTAAACTATAATGGTCAATGTAGGGTCGATGAATGTGTAATATATTTGGGCCCACGGCGGCTCTTGGCCTTTGTGATGTACTATTGTCCATGTACGATAATTATCTTCGTGATGTATTAACGTCAGTGTATGGCCATGGACAATTCTGTGATGCCCAAGCGGCAATATACGGTCATGGCCGAAGTGATCTGCAAAAGTGGAAGTATTGGCATAATTACCTTTCTGGTCTCGTTCTAACGTCGATATAAAGCCATGCTCTTTGTGATGCACTTGGGACGGTGTATAGTCATGTCCTTTAATATCTGATTGCGTTGATGTACATTAATTACCTGTGTGGTGAACTAGAGTCGATGTGCTGTCTAGATCATTGTAGTGTACAAGCATCGATGAACGGTCATGACCTTTCGTGATGTACTGGCGTCGGTTTATTTTCATGACCCCAGTGATCGTACCAGCGTTGATGTACGGTCGTACACTTAGTGATGAACTATCATCGTTGTGCAATAATCACCAATACAATCTACAAGTTTGTGGTGTACTATCGTCACCATACAATAGTGACCtataaaatgtgaccctccaccacgaaatgagtcgcatgtcacctcgcacagttctgcgctaggcttaatataagtccggggagtgtctggtaacagtgtgagggtcaccttagtcacaggcttacaactcaaacagttttcgctcttttctaaagcggttttcaccactggatagagcataaacaactctttaggaaaatgtaaaaatatgaaaatcatgcaaaggtgacatgcgactacttccgtggtggagggtcacaaatgtgcaATTGTCGATGTACGTTCACGATGCTGTAAGATAACTGGCTTTTTTTTCTACTGTCGTCGCTATACAGCCATGACCTTTGCGGTGCACTATCGTCAATATACGGTCATAACCTTTGTGATGTGCTAATGATAATGCACCACAAAGACCTTAGTAGTGTGCAGGGCTTTATTAACCAGTGGCGGGGGAGGCAGAGGGACTGATCGATGTGCGGACAGTGCGTGAATGGGATGATAGATGATGAGCACAGTGACCTTTGTAGTGGTCAGATTCCACATCGATCTTCCCTCATTACACATGTGTGGGTGCAAGGTgggggtgttgtgtgtgtatgtatgtgtgtgtgtgtgtgtgtgtgtgtgtacatgtgtgtgtgtgtgtgtgtgtgtgtgtgtgcgtgtgtgtgtgtacatgtgtgtgtgtgtgtgtgtgtgtgtgtgtgtgtgtgtgtgtgtgtgtgtgtgtgtgtgtgtgtgtgtgtgtgtgtgtgtgtggttatggaAAAAAAACTCAAGCTCGCCATTTTATAATAAATAACATTACACGAAATTCACCCAAGCTAGTTTACTGCCTAGTGACAcgccacacacaaaataacGTCTGAGATAGAAGGAAAGGAATTTGATTGAGCTAATAAGACAGGGacaaaaaaaatttcaaacCCCCTGAAGGGTTCCTTTTTGGATTTGTCAACATAACGTCTGCAGGGAGCGACCAGGCTAACCTCAATTGGAACACAAACCAATAGTTTGCACAGTTATGCTATTTTGCATTTCGTTTTTAATGTTTAAAAGACGCACAGACTGAATAAtcaagctctctgtctctctctgtctctctctttctctctctttctcattctctttctctctctttctctttctctatcactctctttctctctctctttctctatcactctgtttctctctcttttctctctctctctctttctctctctctctctctctttctctctctctctctctctctctctctctctctctctctctctctctctctctctctctctctctctctctctctctctctctttctctctggtcGATAGCCACAAAGTTCTACataattataaatcagatcGCAACTACTCGATGGCTTAGTGGCACGCCACACATAAACTGAGATGTCTGAGACAGGAAAAAATGACTTTGGTTTAGCTTATCAGACAGGGGTGAGATTCTAAGCTTTACCCCCAAAGGCTCTTTGTCAACATTGTGTAGGGAGTAAACAGGGAGTGACTGACTCTTTCATAGAGTTTCTCCAAAACGTCCACCCAGCCATCAAGTTCACTTTCACAGTTTCCCGTTCCTGTGTGAACGTCTTggacatctctctctccatttccgATGGGGTGCTCTCCACGTCGGTGTTCTACAAGGAGACAACTACACATGCATACGTGCATTTTGACTCCTCTCACCCACCGGCTACCAAGCGTGGAGTCCCTTTCTTTGAATTTTTGAGGCTACGAAGACTCTGCTCCAACGATGGAGACTTCCACACTCGTTGCATCGAGATGGCCTCTTTTTTTCTGGGAAGGGGGTACCCCCAATCCGTCATTGACGATGCTTTCGCCAAGGCCAGCAAAAAGACCCGTGAGTCCGCCCTTGAGCAAAGCACGCCACCAGTCAATGACAGACCCACTGTCTGTATCAACTTCCACCTTCCACCTCCACACCGTCCCCATCTGCAGGATCATACGATCCAACTGGCACATCCTAGCCAAGAGCGCGAAGTTTGCCGACACCTTCAAGAAAGGTCCTCTCTTTGCATACAAAAGAGAACGCAATTTGCGTGACATGCTGGTTCATTCATCTCTTCGTCCGGGTCCATCCATCTCGGGTACCGTCTCCTGTGCCAAACCCAATTGCAAGGCCTGCCCCTTCCTCAGTGCAGCAACACACGTGCAGGGTCCGAAAGGATCCTTCACAGTGCGTCTGTCCTTCACCTGCCAGAACACTAACGTGATCTATGCACTGAGGTGTGGGGCTTGTGCCATGCTGTACATTGGCGAGACATACCGCACATTCGAGACTCGGCTCGGAGAACATCTGGCAGAAATAGCGCACCACCGCAACCGTCCCGTGGCATCACATTTTTGTGCGGACGGTCATTCTGCCGCTGATGTCCAGGCGCTCTGCCTATGGCAAGGCACTGGTGATGACTTAGAACGCAAACGCCGGGAGTCGAACC is from Littorina saxatilis isolate snail1 linkage group LG5, US_GU_Lsax_2.0, whole genome shotgun sequence and encodes:
- the LOC138966718 gene encoding uncharacterized protein, which gives rise to MSDSDLWDVDKIVGRKRHKGRYLYRVRWKNCSPSRDTWEPVSHLNGLQKDFKLKAKHQRCQKSSKKTFKPQSGKKCVSGDETCNGHIKLNLSNDVLESKVRTLYDQLAAVWNGTLQSDLHDRYMAGGASRRLLDHASSLSMLEDGQEDILMEVLMSMFSDIYTDDKLKQIDYMTRVFLPEALTRICHQVDQRQPAVVDVAGLDAPNIGTESFHPTAVKRHADFNLDQSDSSRISDPLSSEDEWKPEDEEKKLGEHSRGRRRCRTPNPSQRFKRRRHNHSGNRPVGSSETRRSPSFSSSSSGSLQRAPHSSTSSSSSSSPSRSHQQKRSFKRRRHNHSGNRPVGSSETRRSPFLSSSSSGSLQRAPHSSSSPSRSHQQDLLSEEPLCPTENSLHRRRKRIFRTRNRKQRPNGKKKRHRYHCPKQDCTAFCVNVQRHMRSAHPDLPEWEQADMIRNSRRKNEPKRQIVKKECCFTQCVWSGQRPDLHLMSKCHNLPRVEALKMAKICKVVDSVCQTGLHTAESLSKEFGIWLSSLEGGCYIPPDLDEKKKLDKQNQNKRTESMVKTILTESLGQEPFPIAKLALLKTLSRKPSAEKESVLEKIKGSKTWGTVKNFLASLSHFLDFVEITYPNLDIGGMRCSLAGTVRCINKFVAEDIQRRKDKIREVKIPEDLIVKYIDSQMAKRLISQEKKKGATTCKVADVDKIRNHILLHTAFLNGKRTGIFCAMTVTHVLNAREKGDLKVVLVDSGKTYRSSGSAAVHFSRQDYDSLVYFISNVRIANSNVDQVFCFSSGQEAAVSDINRFLQAAFDDFGIIESVQVPHVTCTLIRKTVITLLREQDIPREEQETVAKHMDHSIATADRHYDTSSGIQCTSKFRQILHRHVAWNEQDSDEDDCELLDNSVLESVQMEESEVSVIPSLPVSSTLTSTLTVEPTSSCLPSRFGKPEVFSKVDRERLRRCCAPFIQDKATHGGAVKQCDVVKHIKKAGRNFEDLFCNYSLKQLYNRVRMEIRMHKNKAK